Proteins found in one Oceaniferula flava genomic segment:
- a CDS encoding sulfatase family protein, whose protein sequence is MHPKHLILRLLLPLLLSSSLYAAKPNIVIILSDDQAWTDYSFMGHEQIDTPALDKLAAESLTYTRGYVAAPLCRPSLASIFTGLYPYQTGITGNDLLGKDGKKIPRTSKEGAAQHQQLYRDFKKHAGLAGLLKDAGYITMQQGKWWEGDPKTSGFQHALSHGDPARGARHGDKGLEISRKGIDATREFLDIAKKENKPFFLWHAPFLPHTPHTPPKALFEKYQKLVKSPHIARYYAMVEWFDQTCGELLGELDQRGLSDNTVIIFLTDNGWIQRPDSPRFAALSKQDVHEGGVRTPLTIKWPNHIKPVMDLNTPVSSIDIAPTLLKIAGVKVPAAMTGLDLRDRAALQKRNTVFGADHSHNIIGVDQRVANLESRYVVQGKWKLIVYNPNNFPAPKVAGKLNGNANNPEGKPELYDLQADPFEKVNLADKHPDRVAELRKELDGWWDGSAAE, encoded by the coding sequence ATGCATCCCAAACACCTTATTCTCCGGCTACTGCTCCCCCTACTCCTTTCCAGTTCGCTCTACGCGGCCAAACCTAACATCGTGATCATCTTATCGGATGACCAGGCGTGGACCGATTACAGCTTCATGGGCCACGAGCAAATCGACACCCCGGCGCTCGACAAGCTGGCAGCGGAATCGCTGACCTACACCCGCGGATACGTCGCCGCTCCGCTCTGTCGTCCCTCGCTCGCCTCCATCTTCACCGGTCTCTATCCTTACCAAACGGGCATCACCGGCAACGACCTGCTGGGCAAAGACGGCAAAAAGATCCCCCGCACCAGCAAAGAGGGCGCAGCACAGCACCAGCAGCTTTATCGTGACTTCAAGAAGCACGCCGGCCTGGCAGGTCTGCTCAAGGACGCAGGTTACATCACCATGCAGCAAGGCAAGTGGTGGGAGGGCGACCCCAAAACGTCCGGCTTCCAACACGCCCTGAGCCACGGCGATCCGGCACGCGGCGCCCGCCACGGCGACAAAGGTCTGGAGATCTCACGCAAGGGGATCGATGCCACTCGCGAGTTCCTCGACATCGCCAAGAAGGAAAACAAACCCTTCTTCCTCTGGCACGCGCCCTTCCTGCCGCACACGCCCCACACCCCACCCAAGGCCCTGTTTGAGAAATACCAAAAACTGGTCAAGTCACCCCACATCGCCCGCTACTACGCGATGGTGGAATGGTTCGACCAAACCTGCGGCGAGCTCCTCGGTGAGCTGGACCAACGTGGCCTCAGCGACAACACGGTGATCATTTTCCTCACCGATAACGGCTGGATCCAGCGCCCTGACAGCCCACGCTTTGCAGCGCTCTCGAAGCAAGATGTTCACGAAGGTGGCGTGCGCACTCCGCTCACCATCAAATGGCCCAACCACATCAAGCCTGTGATGGACCTGAACACCCCGGTTTCCTCCATCGATATCGCACCCACCCTGTTGAAAATCGCCGGTGTGAAAGTCCCCGCCGCCATGACCGGGCTCGACCTCCGCGATCGCGCTGCCCTGCAGAAACGCAACACCGTCTTTGGTGCCGACCACTCACACAACATCATCGGCGTGGATCAGCGGGTGGCCAACCTGGAATCGCGCTATGTGGTTCAAGGCAAGTGGAAGCTGATCGTTTACAACCCCAACAATTTCCCCGCCCCCAAAGTCGCCGGCAAGCTCAACGGCAATGCTAACAACCCGGAGGGCAAACCGGAACTGTATGACCTCCAGGCTGATCCCTTTGAAAAGGTCAACCTCGCCGACAAGCATCCCGACCGTGTGGCCGAACTCCGCAAGGAGCTCGATGGCTGGTGGGATGGCTCGGCCGCAGAGTAA
- a CDS encoding formate--tetrahydrofolate ligase, whose translation MGDIEIAQKNKMERIAALAKEKLGISEEHLEPYGHYKAKISLDYLETLKERPDGKLILVTAISPTPAGEGKTTTSVGLTDALNRIGKKAAVCLREPSLGPCFGMKGGAAGGGYAQVVPMEDINLHFTGDFHAIGLANNLLAAMVDNHIHHGNSLAIDQRRVVWRRVVDMNDRALREITVALGGMSNGFPRTDGFDIVVASEVMAIFCLATSLGELKERLGNIIVGYTRKREPIRARELNAHGAMTVLLKDAFQPNLVQTLEGNMAFIHGGPFANIAHGCNSVIATQSALKLADYVVTEAGFGADLGAEKFIDIKCRKSGLKPDASVVVATIRALKYHGGADVKELEQENLDALEKGIKNLERHVRNVREHWGLPCVVAINRFSADTQAEIDLLRQKLGHLQVEVVLAEHWAKGGAGAEELAHAVVDTIDKCPASFQLTYEDDLPLWQKMETLAKKIYSASEVVADTKIRAQVKRLQDAGFGDYPICVAKTQYSFSTDAKLLGAPEDHVVKVREVRLAAGAEFVIMICGDIMTMPGLPKVPAAERIDLDENGTVVGLF comes from the coding sequence ATGGGTGACATTGAAATTGCACAGAAGAATAAAATGGAACGGATCGCCGCCCTGGCGAAGGAAAAGCTAGGTATCAGCGAAGAGCACCTCGAGCCATACGGACATTACAAAGCGAAGATTTCACTCGATTATCTGGAAACTCTGAAGGAACGACCTGATGGGAAACTGATCCTCGTCACCGCCATTTCACCCACACCCGCAGGGGAAGGCAAAACCACCACCAGCGTGGGCCTCACCGATGCCTTGAACCGGATCGGCAAAAAAGCCGCCGTCTGCCTGCGTGAGCCGTCGCTCGGCCCTTGCTTCGGCATGAAAGGTGGCGCCGCCGGCGGTGGCTACGCCCAGGTGGTGCCGATGGAGGATATCAACCTGCACTTCACCGGCGACTTCCACGCCATCGGACTGGCAAACAATTTGCTCGCCGCCATGGTCGATAATCACATCCACCACGGTAATAGCCTGGCCATTGATCAACGCCGCGTGGTCTGGCGTCGGGTGGTGGATATGAACGATCGCGCACTACGCGAAATCACCGTCGCTCTGGGTGGCATGAGCAATGGGTTCCCACGCACCGATGGCTTTGATATCGTGGTGGCTTCCGAGGTGATGGCGATCTTTTGCCTGGCCACATCCCTCGGGGAGCTCAAGGAGCGCCTGGGCAATATCATCGTCGGTTATACCCGAAAAAGAGAACCGATCCGCGCGCGTGAACTCAATGCCCACGGAGCCATGACCGTGCTGCTCAAGGATGCCTTTCAGCCGAACCTCGTGCAGACGCTCGAGGGGAACATGGCCTTCATTCACGGAGGACCCTTTGCCAACATTGCGCACGGCTGCAACTCCGTGATCGCCACCCAGTCGGCGCTGAAGTTGGCCGACTACGTGGTCACCGAAGCCGGCTTTGGCGCTGACCTAGGAGCGGAAAAATTCATCGATATCAAGTGCCGCAAGTCCGGCCTGAAGCCCGACGCCTCGGTGGTGGTCGCGACTATCAGGGCCTTGAAATACCACGGCGGCGCCGATGTCAAAGAGCTTGAGCAGGAGAACTTGGACGCTCTCGAAAAGGGTATCAAAAACCTCGAGCGCCACGTGCGCAACGTGCGCGAGCACTGGGGGCTTCCGTGCGTTGTGGCGATCAACCGATTCAGTGCCGACACCCAGGCGGAGATCGACCTGCTGCGTCAAAAGCTCGGCCACCTGCAAGTGGAGGTCGTGCTCGCAGAACATTGGGCGAAAGGTGGAGCGGGTGCCGAAGAGCTCGCCCACGCGGTGGTGGATACCATCGACAAATGCCCCGCCAGTTTCCAACTCACCTACGAGGACGATCTGCCGCTGTGGCAGAAAATGGAGACCCTCGCGAAGAAGATTTACTCCGCCAGTGAAGTGGTCGCCGACACCAAAATTCGCGCCCAGGTCAAACGTCTTCAGGACGCCGGCTTTGGCGACTACCCGATCTGTGTGGCCAAAACCCAATACTCCTTCTCCACCGATGCCAAGTTGTTAGGTGCGCCCGAAGACCACGTGGTGAAAGTCCGCGAAGTCCGCCTCGCTGCCGGTGCCGAATTTGTCATCATGATCTGCGGCGACATCATGACCATGCCCGGCCTACCCAAAGTCCCCGCCGCCGAACGCATCGATCTCGACGAGAACGGCACCGTGGTCGGGCTGTTTTAG
- a CDS encoding sialate O-acetylesterase: protein MILRSISLLRSRTVVALFGFFAVIGFGQAAEKKPLKVFVLVGQSNMQGHARVTTLEHLAMDAKSVPMLKSIQNDDGSARVFEDVRMAYLSSKGLKTGPLTTGFGGDETKIGPELTFGITMREKLAEPILIIKAAWGGKSLNTDFRPPSAGPYVLNETQLEKFQKQGKDLAKLKAEKQKATGHYYRLTLQHVKTVLADISKVYPDYDADQGYQLSGLVWFQGWNDLVANDVYPNRSKAGGYDEYTDLLQHLIRDFRKDLAAPKLPVVIGVLGVGGPTEKYGPEQKRHQAMHQHFRDAMAAAAKGAEFKGNVTAVLTENYWDMELDALSKRDAKLGREVKKIQKEKKLNGKEAKALKQTMREKEFTARELESLKKGISNGGYHYLGSAKILGGIGQGFAEAMLEMVE, encoded by the coding sequence ATGATACTTCGTTCTATTTCCCTGTTGCGATCGCGCACGGTCGTGGCGCTGTTTGGTTTTTTTGCGGTGATTGGCTTTGGTCAGGCGGCGGAGAAGAAGCCGTTGAAGGTGTTTGTGCTGGTCGGGCAGTCGAACATGCAGGGGCATGCGCGGGTGACGACTTTGGAGCATTTGGCGATGGACGCGAAGTCGGTGCCGATGCTGAAATCGATTCAAAACGACGACGGCTCGGCCCGCGTGTTTGAGGATGTGCGGATGGCGTATTTATCGTCGAAAGGTCTGAAAACCGGGCCGCTGACCACAGGTTTCGGCGGGGATGAAACCAAGATCGGGCCGGAGCTCACCTTTGGCATCACCATGCGGGAGAAACTCGCCGAGCCGATTTTGATCATCAAGGCGGCTTGGGGCGGCAAGAGCTTGAATACAGATTTTCGGCCTCCGAGCGCGGGGCCATATGTTTTGAATGAGACGCAGCTGGAGAAGTTTCAGAAGCAGGGGAAAGACCTGGCGAAGCTGAAGGCAGAGAAGCAAAAAGCCACGGGACATTATTACCGACTCACATTGCAGCATGTGAAAACGGTGCTGGCCGATATTTCCAAGGTCTATCCTGATTACGATGCCGATCAGGGCTATCAACTGAGTGGTCTGGTGTGGTTCCAAGGGTGGAATGATCTGGTGGCAAACGATGTCTATCCGAACCGATCCAAGGCTGGCGGCTATGATGAATACACCGATCTGCTTCAGCACCTGATCCGCGATTTCAGAAAGGATCTTGCCGCGCCGAAACTTCCAGTGGTGATTGGGGTGTTAGGTGTGGGTGGTCCCACGGAAAAATATGGGCCTGAGCAAAAACGCCACCAAGCGATGCACCAACATTTCCGCGATGCCATGGCCGCCGCGGCCAAGGGAGCGGAGTTTAAAGGTAATGTCACGGCGGTGCTCACCGAGAACTACTGGGACATGGAACTCGATGCCCTCAGCAAGCGCGACGCGAAGCTGGGCAGGGAGGTGAAAAAAATCCAGAAGGAGAAAAAGCTGAACGGCAAGGAGGCGAAGGCGCTGAAGCAGACGATGCGCGAGAAGGAATTCACTGCTCGCGAGTTAGAGAGCTTGAAAAAAGGAATCTCTAACGGCGGCTACCACTACCTGGGATCCGCAAAGATTCTGGGAGGCATCGGGCAGGGGTTTGCCGAGGCGATGCTGGAGATGGTGGAGTGA
- a CDS encoding dodecin, translating into MSDHIYKKIELVGSSTVSSDDAIKNAIAKAAESVRNMRWFEVVETRGHIDNQQVAHFQVTVKIGFTISG; encoded by the coding sequence ATGTCTGATCATATCTACAAAAAAATCGAACTCGTAGGCTCATCCACCGTTTCCTCCGATGACGCCATCAAGAACGCCATCGCCAAAGCCGCTGAAAGCGTGCGCAACATGCGCTGGTTCGAAGTCGTGGAAACCCGCGGCCACATCGACAACCAACAGGTCGCCCATTTCCAAGTGACCGTCAAAATCGGCTTCACCATTTCCGGGTAA